The proteins below come from a single Verrucomicrobiota bacterium genomic window:
- a CDS encoding DUF115 domain-containing protein translates to MSGPTADLPASSRGPYYEANLAALGERAIELERYLLRALPPEVEVNEARTGAPTISYKGVRLHSHYDPETEARHFAERAGAGPGDFVLLYGFGLGYHAEALAELVGDGGQLVVLELNRAVLSAAFQLRDLRRLLSRPNVWLATAASEHEAAVVFNDIIGGVFGAVPDERRHVLIHTPLLSVAPDGYERLVNALEVIQIERSAAAVHHDEAVANLVANVEAVADSPGVADVLPALAGQPVFLVSAGPSLDEALPHLVSLQHRAWIITVDTVYEALRGAGVSPDFVVTVDPQPASAEHFAFDPTPPGALIFIPTAAREVVARFRGRKLVVVQAGHSVVSTIEDLIAAKGVTNSGGSAACVALDLAVRQGVSRLFFVGQDCAFPDWKVYSANLARNRHWLQEIDRFRSLEGFHRTMAYLAKVVHVTDRYGAPVPTHQSLFSYLRELERIVKAHPECEFYNFFSRGASIRGVSDVQLVEQIEELLPAQLDKRWEAQPPAARERLRGEIRQRLDLSLASALSAPPISRGR, encoded by the coding sequence GTGAGCGGCCCGACCGCAGACTTGCCAGCAAGCAGCCGCGGCCCGTATTACGAGGCCAATCTGGCTGCCTTGGGAGAGCGGGCTATCGAGCTCGAGCGTTACCTGCTTCGCGCCCTGCCGCCGGAGGTCGAGGTCAACGAGGCCCGAACCGGCGCGCCGACGATCAGCTACAAAGGCGTGCGCCTGCACAGTCACTACGACCCTGAGACGGAGGCGCGACACTTTGCCGAGCGGGCCGGTGCCGGTCCCGGCGACTTCGTGCTCCTCTACGGTTTCGGCCTGGGCTATCACGCGGAGGCGCTCGCCGAACTTGTCGGCGACGGCGGCCAGCTTGTCGTGCTCGAGCTCAACCGGGCTGTCCTGTCGGCTGCGTTCCAACTGCGCGACCTGCGCCGACTGCTCTCCCGTCCTAACGTGTGGCTCGCCACGGCCGCATCAGAGCACGAGGCCGCCGTCGTGTTCAACGACATTATCGGCGGCGTGTTCGGTGCCGTGCCCGATGAGCGCCGCCACGTGCTCATCCACACGCCGCTGCTCTCGGTGGCGCCCGATGGCTACGAGCGCCTCGTGAACGCGCTCGAGGTGATCCAGATCGAGCGCTCGGCAGCCGCCGTACACCACGACGAGGCGGTGGCCAATCTGGTCGCCAACGTTGAGGCCGTCGCCGACAGTCCCGGCGTGGCCGACGTGCTTCCGGCGCTGGCGGGACAGCCGGTGTTCCTCGTGAGTGCCGGCCCCTCTCTCGACGAGGCGCTGCCGCACCTCGTCTCGCTCCAGCACCGGGCCTGGATCATCACGGTCGACACGGTCTACGAAGCACTTCGGGGTGCCGGCGTCTCGCCGGATTTCGTGGTCACGGTCGATCCGCAGCCTGCGAGCGCTGAGCATTTTGCCTTCGATCCGACCCCGCCTGGCGCGCTCATCTTCATCCCGACGGCGGCCCGGGAGGTGGTCGCCCGGTTCAGGGGCCGCAAGCTCGTTGTGGTCCAGGCCGGCCATTCCGTGGTCTCGACGATTGAGGACCTTATCGCTGCCAAGGGTGTAACGAACAGCGGCGGCTCGGCCGCCTGTGTCGCGCTCGACCTGGCCGTGCGACAGGGCGTCAGCCGGCTGTTCTTCGTCGGTCAGGACTGCGCGTTTCCCGACTGGAAAGTCTACTCGGCCAACCTGGCGCGCAACCGGCACTGGCTCCAGGAAATCGACCGCTTCCGCTCGCTCGAGGGCTTCCACCGCACGATGGCCTACCTGGCCAAGGTCGTGCATGTTACCGACCGCTATGGCGCGCCCGTCCCCACACACCAGAGCCTGTTCAGCTACCTGCGTGAGCTCGAGCGCATCGTCAAGGCCCACCCCGAGTGCGAGTTCTACAACTTCTTCTCGCGCGGTGCGTCGATTCGTGGGGTGAGCGACGTCCAACTCGTCGAGCAGATCGAGGAACTGCTTCCGGCCCAACTCGATAAGCGGTGGGAAGCCCAGCCGCCCGCCGCCCGCGAGCGCCTCCGGGGCGAGATCCGCCAGCGGCTCGATCTGAGCCTGGCGAGCGCGCTCAGCGCGCCGCCGATTTCGCGTGGCCGATAA
- a CDS encoding NHL repeat-containing protein produces MSTCLAAPNETHDAGPALRRPVFTPRWERVAGELLFGPSGIVPLGDGQTLLVDECHHSLVVVDEEGHLVQRLGREGAEPGAFRYPTQAVVDGRGGIWVTDRWNHRVQHLTLTGEVLGVFGAYGRAPGTFNEPWGITVLDGERLVVADRCNHRLQVFRTDGELVATLGRGGYDRAHYEGRGFKSGYVYQRWLGQADRFSRLDTLFREQGYTLGTLEHPQGLVAISGDRILIADPGIGAVLVCSLATGEVEPFAASNGLRFSPTNVCALGDGLVAAVADAGRTLCLLDEQGGRRFSNVPGIEHLTSCATGPDATLWCLDGWNSRLVCYNVAFEPDDEEAS; encoded by the coding sequence ATGAGCACGTGCCTTGCCGCTCCAAACGAGACGCATGACGCCGGCCCGGCGTTGCGCCGCCCCGTGTTCACGCCGCGCTGGGAGCGCGTCGCCGGAGAACTGCTGTTTGGCCCAAGCGGCATCGTGCCACTGGGCGACGGACAGACGCTCCTTGTTGATGAATGCCATCACAGTCTTGTTGTTGTCGATGAGGAAGGACACCTTGTGCAGCGCTTGGGCCGCGAGGGGGCCGAGCCCGGCGCGTTCCGGTACCCAACGCAGGCGGTCGTCGATGGCCGCGGCGGGATTTGGGTTACCGACCGATGGAACCACCGCGTCCAGCACTTGACGCTTACGGGCGAGGTCCTCGGCGTGTTCGGCGCGTACGGCCGCGCGCCCGGAACGTTCAATGAACCGTGGGGCATAACTGTGCTGGACGGCGAACGCTTGGTCGTGGCCGACCGCTGCAACCACCGCCTCCAGGTGTTCAGAACCGACGGCGAGCTTGTCGCCACACTCGGGCGAGGCGGGTATGACCGTGCGCACTACGAAGGGCGCGGATTCAAGAGCGGCTACGTTTATCAGCGGTGGCTCGGGCAGGCAGATCGCTTCTCGCGACTCGATACGCTGTTTCGCGAGCAGGGCTACACGCTCGGCACGCTCGAACACCCGCAGGGCCTCGTCGCCATCAGCGGCGATCGGATCCTTATCGCCGATCCCGGCATCGGGGCCGTACTCGTCTGTTCTCTGGCAACGGGTGAGGTTGAGCCATTCGCTGCCTCCAACGGGCTGCGATTCTCACCAACGAACGTGTGCGCCCTCGGCGATGGCCTCGTCGCCGCCGTGGCCGACGCAGGCCGCACGCTCTGCCTTCTCGACGAGCAGGGCGGCCGCCGGTTCTCAAACGTGCCCGGCATTGAGCACCTGACCTCGTGCGCGACAGGACCGGACGCGACGCTATGGTGCCTCGACGGCTGGAATAGCCGTCTTGTCTGCTACAACGTGGCGTTCGAGCCCGACGACGAGGAGGCATCGTGA
- a CDS encoding DUF362 domain-containing protein produces the protein MNKVGIVRATDDVADAVRRAIDLVGGIGRFVPPGAKVLIKPNLCIDKDWRSGATTNPAVVEALVRLVRQAGAGNIVIADGTTVGLSTERVFHATGYDELARRCRVRLVDLNEDETERIDIREPESLRNIQVAREVLSSDVIINVPLLKTHVHTTVSVSLKNMKGVISPRTKRKAHLVGLEGGIVDINRHVPVHLIVVDGIIGHEGLGPQSGDAKPMNLILAGVRPATVDAVATRIMGFDPHEIRHIATAARRGLGEIDVDKIEILGTRLEDVQTAFRSPFEALAGGHYEGVNILCRDACSDCIGGLMVALRRMDEDGSLDLLRKRFEYLNLSLGQNADFSNRNGGLEQWVCIGRCQRAKRDGKVYVPGCPPPGFVIRDVLRNIIGLESLFHSEDFLVQEEHIMRLEAQEHVCAAAGTDETETG, from the coding sequence ATGAACAAGGTGGGGATTGTTCGAGCAACGGACGATGTGGCGGACGCCGTGCGGCGGGCCATCGACCTCGTTGGCGGCATCGGACGCTTCGTTCCACCGGGCGCCAAGGTGCTCATCAAGCCCAATCTCTGCATTGACAAGGACTGGCGCTCGGGCGCGACGACAAACCCCGCTGTCGTCGAGGCCCTCGTGCGCCTCGTGCGCCAAGCCGGCGCCGGCAACATCGTAATCGCCGATGGCACCACCGTCGGCCTCTCGACCGAGCGCGTCTTCCACGCCACCGGCTACGACGAACTGGCTCGCCGCTGCCGCGTGCGGCTCGTCGACCTCAATGAGGACGAGACGGAGCGCATCGATATCCGCGAGCCGGAGTCGTTGCGCAACATTCAGGTTGCGCGCGAGGTACTCTCGAGCGACGTAATTATCAACGTGCCGTTGCTCAAGACGCACGTCCACACGACCGTGTCGGTCAGCCTCAAGAACATGAAAGGCGTCATCTCGCCGCGCACGAAGCGCAAGGCGCACCTCGTTGGGCTTGAGGGCGGCATCGTCGACATCAACCGCCACGTGCCCGTGCACCTCATCGTCGTCGACGGAATCATCGGCCATGAAGGCCTCGGACCGCAGAGCGGCGACGCCAAACCGATGAACCTTATCCTCGCCGGCGTTAGGCCGGCAACGGTTGACGCTGTGGCGACGCGCATTATGGGTTTCGATCCGCACGAGATCCGGCACATCGCCACCGCGGCCCGACGTGGGCTGGGCGAGATCGACGTCGACAAGATCGAGATCCTCGGCACGCGCCTGGAGGACGTTCAGACAGCGTTCCGGTCGCCCTTCGAGGCGCTTGCCGGCGGCCACTACGAAGGCGTCAACATCCTGTGCCGCGACGCGTGCAGCGACTGCATCGGCGGGCTCATGGTCGCCCTCAGGCGCATGGACGAGGACGGAAGCCTTGACCTGCTGCGCAAAAGGTTCGAGTACCTCAATCTCTCGCTCGGGCAGAACGCCGACTTCAGCAATCGCAACGGCGGCCTGGAGCAGTGGGTGTGCATCGGGCGTTGCCAGCGCGCCAAGCGCGACGGCAAAGTCTACGTGCCCGGATGCCCGCCTCCCGGCTTTGTGATCCGCGACGTGCTCCGCAACATCATCGGGCTTGAGAGCCTCTTTCACAGCGAGGACTTCCTCGTGCAAGAAGAGCACATCATGCGCCTCGAGGCGCAGGAACACGTCTGCGCCGCCGCCGGTACAGACGAGACCGAGACCGGATGA
- a CDS encoding motility associated factor glycosyltransferase family protein, giving the protein MTLFERNVAALRRRQPELAERVLTCRVGPSLVVQPTPAGAPTLAVAVPGRGTMLLHSARDPIAEARRLASKYEEARTENAVLLGLGLGHHVLAYLEREHDRDFTLIVEPHLDRFRCCLEQTDFSQAIERHKLWFAVGLAPLDVFKMLRAEECSLVQNGIKAFKHPASIALDQAYYAELIARLQDAVHYAVVNNNSREKSWRAYAANMAHNVPAAMSLPGVNRLFRTFDGVPAIIVSAGPSLSKNVHELVHAKGRAVLIAVDTALRVLLDHGVQPDLVVSIDFASHNLRYFDGLDTSSLRLVVDSEVYPPILDRFEGRRFYAEIANKTASRWFSNAIGPHGGLDKGLSVAHTAFQLALEMGCWPVALIGQDLAYTGDLSHAKGTAMARVESRGPGTGNVIPVPDIFGQPVNSHASMVVFLRHFEELFHAGAARLQDGVVDATEGGARIAGTRLMTLKEFILRSCTRPVDVDGILDAAAASAVETDATHVVAEMETMRRELKAVARDARGCRATLNAILHLLDGTRRDPGRLAHLQARYARESAALEAHRAAFELMADGLTRAMTIMRDRRLIVPGGQSDRGDQTRAVRQYITVMDDITDAAEFWVGLLREVRTTITAQATVSA; this is encoded by the coding sequence ATGACTCTCTTCGAACGCAATGTTGCCGCGCTTCGTCGGCGTCAGCCGGAACTGGCCGAGCGCGTCCTCACGTGCCGGGTCGGGCCATCGCTTGTCGTGCAGCCGACTCCGGCGGGTGCGCCGACGCTTGCCGTCGCCGTACCGGGCCGTGGGACGATGCTGCTCCACAGTGCGCGTGACCCCATCGCTGAAGCGCGCCGCCTTGCCTCAAAGTATGAAGAGGCGCGCACCGAGAACGCCGTTTTGCTTGGCCTCGGCCTCGGCCACCACGTGCTCGCCTACCTCGAACGCGAGCACGATCGCGATTTCACGCTCATCGTCGAGCCGCACCTCGATCGGTTCCGATGCTGCCTCGAACAGACGGATTTCTCCCAGGCCATCGAGCGGCACAAACTCTGGTTCGCCGTTGGGCTGGCGCCGCTCGATGTCTTCAAGATGCTCCGGGCCGAGGAATGCTCGCTTGTCCAGAACGGGATCAAGGCGTTCAAGCATCCGGCCTCAATCGCCCTCGACCAAGCCTACTATGCGGAACTGATCGCGCGCCTTCAAGATGCGGTGCACTACGCCGTGGTGAACAACAACTCGCGGGAGAAGAGCTGGCGCGCCTACGCAGCCAACATGGCGCACAACGTGCCCGCCGCGATGTCGCTGCCCGGCGTGAACCGGCTTTTCCGCACGTTCGATGGCGTGCCGGCCATCATCGTGTCGGCCGGGCCGTCGCTCAGCAAGAACGTGCACGAACTTGTCCACGCCAAAGGGCGCGCGGTTCTTATCGCCGTCGACACGGCGCTCCGCGTGTTGCTGGACCACGGTGTGCAGCCCGATCTCGTTGTGAGCATCGACTTTGCCTCGCACAACCTGCGCTACTTCGATGGTCTAGATACATCGTCGCTTCGGCTTGTGGTCGATTCGGAAGTCTACCCGCCGATTCTCGATCGCTTCGAAGGGCGCCGGTTCTATGCCGAGATCGCAAACAAAACGGCCTCGCGCTGGTTCTCGAATGCCATCGGACCCCACGGCGGGCTCGACAAAGGCCTCTCGGTGGCACACACGGCATTCCAGCTCGCGCTCGAGATGGGCTGCTGGCCCGTTGCCCTCATTGGCCAGGACCTTGCCTACACGGGTGACCTGTCGCACGCCAAGGGCACGGCAATGGCCCGCGTCGAGAGCCGTGGCCCCGGCACCGGCAACGTGATCCCAGTGCCTGACATCTTTGGGCAGCCGGTCAACAGCCACGCCTCGATGGTCGTGTTCCTTCGCCATTTCGAGGAGCTGTTCCATGCGGGCGCGGCGCGGCTTCAGGATGGCGTTGTCGATGCCACCGAGGGCGGAGCCCGGATCGCCGGCACGCGTCTCATGACGCTCAAGGAATTCATCCTGCGCTCGTGCACCCGGCCCGTGGATGTTGACGGCATCCTTGATGCCGCCGCGGCGAGCGCGGTCGAGACGGACGCGACGCACGTCGTGGCGGAAATGGAAACGATGCGCCGCGAGCTCAAGGCCGTGGCGCGCGACGCCAGAGGGTGCCGGGCCACCCTGAACGCCATTCTGCACCTTCTCGATGGGACTCGCCGCGATCCGGGGCGCCTGGCGCATCTCCAAGCACGGTACGCGCGGGAGTCCGCCGCTCTCGAGGCACACCGGGCGGCGTTCGAGCTGATGGCTGACGGTCTGACGCGCGCGATGACAATTATGCGCGATCGCCGGCTTATCGTCCCGGGCGGGCAGAGCGACAGAGGCGATCAGACGCGTGCCGTGCGGCAATACATCACCGTCATGGATGACATCACCGACGCCGCCGAGTTCTGGGTCGGGCTGCTGCGCGAAGTGCGGACGACGATCACCGCGCAGGCCACGGTGTCGGCGTGA
- the fliS gene encoding flagellar export chaperone FliS, with product MPAHHEPAKAYLRSKILNASPMELVIILYEGAIAACTKARELFGPGHRREACDALIRAQNMVRELRNSLDMSRGDIAGGLYRLYSYMIQRLVEANVRRKPEHINEVLHMLGELKRTWIDAIEKHGGEPALDARLRQQRLNQASPSDNYVSIIT from the coding sequence ATGCCTGCACACCATGAACCGGCCAAGGCGTACCTGAGGAGCAAGATTCTCAACGCCTCACCGATGGAGTTGGTGATCATCCTGTACGAGGGGGCGATCGCCGCCTGCACAAAGGCGCGCGAGCTGTTCGGTCCCGGGCACCGCCGCGAGGCGTGCGATGCGCTTATCCGGGCGCAGAACATGGTGCGCGAGCTGCGCAACTCGCTCGACATGTCGCGCGGCGACATTGCCGGGGGCCTTTATCGGCTCTACAGCTACATGATCCAGCGCTTGGTGGAGGCGAATGTGCGGCGCAAGCCGGAGCACATCAACGAAGTGCTCCACATGCTTGGTGAGCTCAAGCGGACATGGATCGACGCGATCGAGAAGCACGGCGGCGAGCCCGCCCTCGATGCACGGCTCAGGCAACAGCGTCTCAATCAGGCGTCGCCATCGGACAACTACGTTAGCATCATCACCTGA
- the fliD gene encoding flagellar filament capping protein FliD has protein sequence MYQVTNSSDIQSIVSQLMALEAKPLTQLQTKRTTYENQIDAWEEIRTSLRTLQTSLDALTRSVTFLSRTATSSDSDVITANAGTSASETTYTFSNITLATAANVQSSGAIGLSAGTYTTLVSGEEINTAGGDADFNVRIDSGSLNLDAGKSIVAGTFFVNSKEITVTESDTIMTILGKINASGAGVSASISGDKVTIAQKTVGPNWFVNLEEDTTGFFDAMKLTSGNGNPEPSLTWGDYAGYDQDLEDTGLGFADGYFTINGITFTVDASEDSLSDIVNDINSSAAGVFAFYDSVSDSLSLISSVDDQDIVLSNDTASLFSRLSIATGTHEGTGATFTLNGQVLSRDSNTFTINGTEFTLRGGGTATVTVARDTETATSKIQAFVTQYNKTVELLYSKETDSASPLKGDQRLKSLSRRLRAFIYSSVDNPGSLAYLSEIGLDINHESKAKTISIDADDLDDALAADPNAVFQLFAFNTDLDGLYDDGGLANVLNDYVEEYTKAYSGYIVERKESIEDRIDTLDKKISRKQEQLARREKQLTLEYERIFSQFQQLQSQSTGVTLALMSMASGNSSGASSLLG, from the coding sequence ATGTACCAGGTCACGAACTCGTCCGATATCCAGTCTATTGTCTCGCAGCTGATGGCCCTCGAGGCCAAGCCGCTGACCCAACTCCAGACCAAGCGGACCACCTACGAGAACCAGATCGACGCCTGGGAAGAGATCCGCACCAGCCTGCGGACGCTTCAGACGTCGCTTGACGCGCTGACGCGCTCAGTCACGTTCTTGTCCAGGACAGCGACGAGCTCCGACAGCGACGTCATTACGGCCAACGCCGGCACGAGCGCCTCGGAGACCACATACACCTTCTCGAACATCACGCTCGCCACCGCGGCCAACGTCCAGTCCTCGGGTGCCATTGGCCTGAGTGCCGGTACGTACACCACGCTGGTGAGCGGCGAGGAGATCAACACCGCCGGTGGCGACGCCGACTTCAACGTGCGCATCGATAGTGGCAGCCTCAACCTGGATGCCGGCAAGAGCATCGTGGCCGGCACGTTCTTCGTCAACTCCAAGGAGATTACGGTCACCGAGAGCGACACGATCATGACGATCCTCGGCAAGATCAACGCCTCGGGCGCCGGGGTCTCCGCCTCGATCAGCGGGGACAAAGTGACCATTGCGCAGAAGACTGTCGGCCCCAACTGGTTCGTCAACCTCGAGGAGGACACGACCGGCTTCTTCGACGCGATGAAGCTCACCTCGGGCAACGGCAACCCCGAGCCGAGTCTGACTTGGGGCGACTACGCCGGCTACGACCAGGACCTCGAGGATACCGGGCTCGGGTTTGCCGATGGCTACTTCACCATCAACGGGATCACATTCACCGTCGATGCGTCCGAAGACAGCCTGAGCGACATCGTCAACGATATCAACTCGTCGGCCGCCGGCGTGTTTGCCTTCTACGACAGCGTGTCCGACTCGTTGTCGCTGATCTCGTCCGTCGATGATCAGGACATCGTGTTGTCGAACGACACAGCAAGCCTCTTCTCCAGGCTCAGCATCGCCACGGGCACCCACGAAGGGACAGGCGCCACGTTCACGCTCAATGGCCAGGTGCTCTCGCGGGACTCGAACACGTTTACCATCAACGGAACCGAGTTCACCCTGCGTGGCGGCGGCACGGCGACGGTGACCGTGGCCAGGGACACCGAGACCGCGACATCCAAGATCCAGGCCTTCGTCACGCAGTACAACAAGACGGTCGAGCTGCTCTACTCGAAAGAGACCGACTCCGCCTCGCCCCTCAAGGGTGATCAACGGCTCAAGTCGCTGTCCCGCCGGTTGCGGGCTTTCATCTACTCGTCGGTCGACAATCCGGGCTCACTGGCCTACCTCTCCGAGATCGGACTGGACATCAACCACGAAAGCAAAGCCAAGACGATCAGCATAGACGCCGACGATCTCGATGACGCCCTCGCGGCCGACCCGAACGCGGTGTTTCAGTTGTTCGCCTTCAACACCGACTTGGACGGGCTGTACGATGACGGCGGGCTGGCCAACGTTCTCAACGACTACGTCGAAGAGTACACCAAGGCCTACAGCGGCTACATCGTCGAACGGAAGGAGTCCATCGAAGACCGTATCGACACGCTCGACAAGAAGATCAGCCGCAAACAGGAGCAGCTCGCCAGGCGGGAGAAGCAACTGACCCTGGAATACGAACGGATTTTCAGCCAGTTCCAGCAGCTCCAGTCCCAGAGCACAGGAGTGACGCTGGCGCTGATGTCGATGGCGAGCGGCAACAGCAGTGGCGCGAGCAGCCTGCTTGGTTGA
- a CDS encoding flagellin — translation MSDLARINTNVSALRAYLTVSEISDQILKASERISTGLKINRASDSPSGYYVKRLFEQDIASKQRFNENLERGVNWLQTNDSKLSNVVDMLIQMTDLTSQAKAGGVTSAERVGLQLQLNQLRAEIEDVLQSGVSPTLYSGFSLGNLDNVSLTGAALPSMADLSIEATDIDVTGSPSSSTVTGKIQTTLDNLSSAITRLVQDQEQIGSWIMRLDFEKQVSDTELVNLQASLSTIADADVAQEQMAVTKYQILQQTALAMLTQANTAPYSILSLFGG, via the coding sequence ATGAGTGACCTAGCACGCATCAATACCAACGTTTCCGCCCTCCGTGCGTACCTGACGGTGTCCGAGATCAGCGACCAGATCCTCAAGGCGTCGGAACGGATTTCCACCGGCTTGAAGATCAACCGTGCATCGGACAGCCCGTCGGGCTACTACGTCAAGCGCCTGTTCGAGCAGGACATCGCGTCCAAGCAGCGGTTCAATGAGAACCTCGAGCGTGGCGTCAACTGGCTCCAGACCAACGACAGCAAGCTGTCGAACGTCGTCGACATGCTCATCCAGATGACCGACCTGACCTCGCAGGCCAAGGCCGGCGGCGTGACGAGTGCCGAGCGCGTCGGCCTCCAACTCCAGCTCAACCAGCTGCGGGCGGAGATCGAGGACGTGCTGCAGAGTGGCGTCTCGCCGACCCTCTACAGTGGGTTCAGTCTGGGCAACCTCGACAACGTGTCGCTGACCGGCGCCGCGCTGCCGTCGATGGCCGACCTCAGCATCGAGGCAACCGATATCGACGTGACCGGCAGCCCGTCGAGCAGCACGGTGACGGGGAAGATCCAGACCACGCTGGACAACCTTTCGAGTGCGATCACGCGGCTGGTCCAGGATCAGGAGCAGATCGGATCGTGGATCATGCGGCTCGACTTCGAGAAGCAGGTCAGCGATACCGAGCTGGTCAACCTGCAGGCGAGCCTGAGCACGATCGCCGATGCCGACGTCGCCCAGGAGCAGATGGCCGTGACCAAGTACCAGATTCTGCAGCAGACGGCCCTGGCCATGCTGACGCAGGCGAACACGGCGCCATACTCGATCCTGAGCCTCTTTGGTGGCTAA
- the csrA gene encoding carbon storage regulator CsrA, with product MLVLDRKVNQSIMIGNIEVVITEVRGDHVKVGVQAPRCVPVHRKEVYELIRSQNVRAAESLPVDLEQIQSLLQI from the coding sequence ATGCTGGTGCTCGATCGCAAGGTTAACCAGAGCATAATGATAGGCAATATCGAGGTGGTCATCACCGAGGTGCGCGGTGACCACGTCAAGGTCGGGGTGCAGGCGCCGAGGTGTGTTCCCGTGCATCGCAAGGAGGTGTACGAGCTGATTCGATCGCAGAACGTACGTGCCGCCGAGAGTCTGCCGGTCGATCTCGAGCAGATTCAGAGCCTACTGCAGATCTGA
- a CDS encoding flagellar assembly protein FliW, producing the protein MQVQTTRFGLLDLPDEAVLTFPEGLIGFETCTRFAIVDRQEGRAVWWLQSLDAPEVAFILTDPTAVLPGYAPALQRSDLDELGLAAADEAEVHVMLVVPRNPKEITANLLGPLVVNPVKHLGKQVVLHNSGYSPAHRLAQPVAAGAHQGTGEGGGR; encoded by the coding sequence ATGCAAGTCCAGACCACACGTTTCGGCTTACTAGACCTGCCGGACGAAGCCGTCCTGACATTTCCCGAGGGGCTCATCGGCTTCGAAACCTGCACACGTTTCGCCATCGTGGACCGCCAGGAAGGCCGGGCGGTCTGGTGGCTCCAGTCGCTCGACGCGCCCGAGGTCGCATTCATCCTCACCGATCCAACGGCCGTGTTGCCCGGCTACGCGCCCGCGCTCCAGCGGAGCGACCTCGACGAACTGGGACTTGCCGCAGCCGACGAGGCCGAAGTCCACGTTATGCTTGTGGTGCCCCGCAACCCGAAGGAGATCACCGCGAATTTGCTCGGGCCGCTCGTGGTCAATCCGGTCAAGCACCTGGGCAAGCAAGTTGTGTTGCACAACAGCGGCTACTCGCCCGCGCACCGTCTGGCCCAGCCGGTAGCTGCTGGCGCCCACCAGGGGACCGGGGAAGGGGGTGGCCGCTGA